One genomic region from Balneola sp. encodes:
- a CDS encoding ATP-dependent DNA helicase, protein MKKFVLQKEEPRKRPEDYSIPYAELLNEQQLEAVFHEKGPALVVAGAGTGKTRTLVHRVARLVESGINPSNILLLTFTRRASKEMLNRASNILDERCKQVQGGTFHFYCSLLLHRHAEVIGFPSNFTIIDTADALEVIQFVRTELNLQKKKKRFPNKNTLLNIISTCINKHLDLRIVLQEQYPQFMEQEEKIEQVAFGYQDYKEKNFVMDFDDLLIKTRQLLTQHDDIRIKVASKNEFVMVDEFQDTNKLQAELTELFSSVHGNVMAVGDDAQSIYSFRGADHQNIMDFPDRFDGTKVIKLEENYRSTPQILEVANNLLRQANFKFEKELFSKNEEGELPALVQSSSEHDQSRFLTQMVLQLREQGMELNEMAVLFRNGRDSFDLEVELNRKNIPFVKYGGQKFTEAAHIKDVLAHVRVLVNPMDTIAWNRVLMLLDGIGPKTAQDLFDWIRLAKNPYKLDLSDTTSKAYLDQLKVLSKLLIELNENDHSVSKVIELIVDYYRNFCKDRYDDYPKRLKDLEAFVNVSESFTSLPKMLEELALDPINATAVDTEQKTKEEAPLILSTIHSAKGLEWKHVFIIQCLDGIIPSAYSVEDEDQLDEELRLLYVAATRAKDMLYFSYPVLAQSAYGDYFTQPSRFLKEMNDKLVEEWKLVEEEQNQLSEGNQQQLSD, encoded by the coding sequence ATGAAAAAATTCGTTCTCCAAAAAGAAGAGCCTCGAAAGCGCCCCGAAGACTATTCCATTCCGTATGCTGAATTACTAAATGAACAGCAGTTAGAGGCCGTCTTCCATGAAAAAGGTCCGGCTTTAGTTGTAGCTGGAGCCGGGACCGGGAAGACACGCACTTTAGTCCACAGAGTAGCACGATTGGTAGAAAGCGGTATTAACCCATCCAATATTCTGCTTCTTACTTTTACTCGGAGAGCGTCGAAGGAAATGCTAAACCGAGCCAGTAATATTTTGGACGAACGGTGTAAACAAGTGCAAGGAGGGACATTTCATTTTTACTGTAGCTTGTTACTTCACCGGCACGCAGAAGTCATCGGCTTTCCATCAAACTTTACCATTATAGATACAGCGGATGCTTTAGAGGTGATACAGTTTGTGCGGACTGAGCTTAATCTTCAGAAAAAGAAAAAAAGATTCCCAAATAAAAACACCTTACTTAATATCATCAGTACGTGCATCAATAAGCACCTGGATTTACGAATCGTTTTGCAGGAGCAATACCCGCAGTTTATGGAGCAGGAAGAAAAGATTGAGCAAGTAGCTTTTGGGTATCAGGATTATAAGGAGAAGAACTTTGTAATGGACTTTGATGATCTCCTTATAAAAACGAGGCAACTTCTTACACAGCATGATGATATACGGATTAAAGTAGCTTCGAAAAATGAATTTGTGATGGTGGATGAGTTTCAGGATACCAATAAGTTGCAGGCTGAACTTACCGAGCTTTTTTCGAGTGTTCATGGAAATGTGATGGCCGTTGGCGATGACGCTCAGAGCATCTATTCATTCCGGGGAGCTGACCATCAAAACATTATGGACTTTCCGGATCGTTTTGACGGAACTAAAGTGATCAAGCTTGAAGAGAATTATAGATCCACACCTCAAATTCTGGAAGTGGCTAACAACCTACTCAGGCAAGCTAACTTTAAGTTTGAGAAAGAGCTTTTTTCAAAAAATGAAGAAGGAGAGTTGCCCGCTTTAGTACAATCTTCCAGTGAGCATGACCAAAGTCGATTTCTAACTCAGATGGTACTCCAGCTGCGGGAACAAGGCATGGAACTTAATGAGATGGCTGTATTATTCAGAAATGGTCGTGATTCTTTTGATCTTGAAGTAGAGTTGAATCGCAAGAATATCCCTTTTGTAAAGTATGGTGGGCAGAAGTTTACGGAAGCCGCTCATATTAAAGATGTATTAGCCCATGTCCGGGTTTTAGTAAATCCCATGGATACCATTGCCTGGAATCGAGTGCTTATGCTGCTGGACGGAATTGGCCCAAAAACAGCTCAGGATTTATTTGATTGGATTCGCTTAGCAAAGAATCCCTACAAACTAGACCTTTCTGACACCACGAGTAAAGCATACCTCGATCAGCTAAAGGTTCTTAGTAAATTACTCATTGAGCTCAATGAAAACGATCATTCAGTATCCAAAGTTATAGAGCTAATTGTTGACTATTACCGTAATTTCTGCAAAGATAGATACGATGATTATCCAAAGCGCCTTAAAGACTTAGAGGCTTTTGTTAATGTATCAGAAAGCTTTACTTCACTTCCTAAAATGCTTGAAGAACTTGCTCTCGATCCTATTAATGCAACAGCTGTTGATACCGAGCAAAAAACCAAGGAAGAAGCTCCTTTAATCCTAAGTACCATCCATTCTGCAAAAGGACTGGAGTGGAAACATGTATTTATCATTCAGTGCCTGGATGGTATTATTCCTTCTGCATATTCCGTGGAAGATGAGGATCAACTGGATGAAGAGTTAAGGCTTTTATATGTAGCGGCAACCCGAGCTAAAGATATGCTCTATTTCAGCTATCCTGTTCTGGCTCAATCTGCTTATGGAGATTATTTTACGCAACCTTCACGATTCCTTAAAGAGATGAATGACAAATTAGTAGAAGAGTGGAAGTTGGTAGAGGAAGAACAAAATCAGCTTTCAGAGGGAAATCAACAGCAATTGAGTGATTAA
- a CDS encoding ribosome biogenesis GTPase Der — MLPVVSIVGRPNVGKSTLFNRLIGKRKAIVHDEYGVTRDRHYGETFWNGRDFTVIDTGGYLPNEMNVMVVGIREQVHIALEESDVILFVVDVTDGVNTLDKSVAELLRHQDKPVLLVSNKADNEERRFNSTEFYELGFEDLFPVSSINGTGTGELLDKVVELLPEETEPEPESDTPKLAFVGRPNVGKSSLFNALLDDERAIVTDIAGTTRDSINSNLNYNGKDYLLVDTAGLRKRTKVKENIEFYSTIRTDRAIRECDIAILLVDAMQGFDAQDKRVIREAEKFNKGLIIVLNKWDLVPEKDTNTVRDFEEYIYTSVPQLGYVPIVTISAMNKTRIHKVIDLADHVIAERNKEINTSDFNDFIDKMLGEKPLPMKRGRQLKITYATQVKSNPPVFKFFMNSPHDLPPNYRRYIENKIRERFGFVGVPITMVFRQK; from the coding sequence ATGCTTCCAGTAGTTTCTATTGTAGGACGCCCTAACGTTGGTAAATCCACCTTATTTAATCGACTCATCGGAAAACGCAAAGCTATCGTGCACGATGAGTACGGAGTGACCCGAGATCGCCACTATGGCGAAACATTTTGGAATGGGAGAGACTTCACCGTAATTGATACGGGAGGCTATCTTCCTAATGAAATGAATGTGATGGTGGTTGGAATCCGCGAACAGGTTCACATTGCCCTTGAAGAATCTGATGTCATCCTTTTTGTTGTTGATGTAACAGATGGGGTAAATACACTGGATAAATCCGTTGCTGAATTACTTCGTCATCAGGATAAGCCGGTTTTATTAGTCAGTAATAAGGCTGATAATGAAGAACGCCGATTTAATTCTACTGAGTTCTATGAGCTTGGCTTTGAAGATCTGTTTCCGGTCAGTTCTATCAATGGCACAGGAACAGGTGAGTTATTAGACAAAGTTGTCGAATTGCTTCCTGAAGAAACAGAACCTGAACCAGAAAGTGATACACCAAAATTAGCCTTTGTCGGTCGGCCAAATGTGGGGAAAAGCAGCCTTTTTAATGCTTTACTGGATGATGAACGAGCTATTGTTACCGATATAGCTGGCACTACCCGAGACTCAATCAACAGCAACCTCAACTATAATGGCAAGGATTACCTACTAGTTGACACTGCAGGACTTCGTAAGCGGACAAAAGTAAAAGAGAATATTGAATTCTACAGTACCATTCGTACAGATCGGGCAATACGTGAATGCGATATTGCGATTCTTTTAGTTGATGCTATGCAAGGTTTTGATGCTCAGGACAAGCGTGTTATTCGTGAAGCAGAGAAGTTTAACAAAGGTCTCATTATTGTACTTAATAAATGGGACCTGGTGCCTGAGAAAGACACGAATACGGTCAGAGACTTTGAGGAATACATCTATACATCGGTTCCTCAGCTTGGTTATGTGCCTATTGTGACAATTTCTGCAATGAATAAAACCCGTATTCACAAAGTAATTGATTTAGCTGATCATGTGATTGCAGAACGGAATAAGGAAATTAACACTTCCGACTTCAATGATTTTATCGATAAGATGTTAGGTGAAAAACCTCTCCCAATGAAAAGAGGAAGACAGCTTAAAATCACCTATGCAACACAGGTTAAGAGCAATCCACCGGTATTTAAATTCTTTATGAACAGTCCGCATGATTTGCCACCGAACTACCGCAGATATATTGAAAATAAAATTCGGGAACGTTTTGGATTTGTAGGCGTTCCGATTACCATGGTTTTCCGCCAAAAATAA
- a CDS encoding NADH-quinone oxidoreductase subunit I: MAKNLEKPSVNALSDNYKNERKLNFLESLYLPEIFKGMWYSFKQMFQPTFTLNYPEEKWDPPAIFRGRPVLVEDHNKERCVACGLCARACPPLAISMQAKETEDEKERYPDFFEINMLRCIYCGYCEEVCPEEAIVMSKDYDIVFESREDAIYDKERLLVPKEDVEERLEYLKKYRNQQFGSFWDFQEENNIHSVRDRDKDWNTGLSLVDMIEQQEKNDSTPASSSWST, from the coding sequence ATGGCTAAGAATCTAGAAAAACCTTCAGTAAACGCACTAAGCGATAACTACAAGAATGAGCGAAAGCTTAACTTTCTTGAAAGCTTGTATTTGCCTGAGATATTTAAAGGAATGTGGTATTCCTTTAAACAGATGTTTCAGCCAACTTTCACGCTGAATTACCCGGAAGAAAAGTGGGATCCACCTGCAATTTTCCGTGGACGACCTGTTCTTGTAGAAGATCACAACAAAGAACGATGTGTTGCTTGTGGTTTATGTGCTCGAGCATGTCCGCCGCTTGCAATAAGCATGCAGGCTAAAGAGACAGAAGATGAGAAGGAGAGGTACCCTGATTTCTTCGAGATCAATATGCTTCGTTGCATATACTGTGGATATTGTGAAGAAGTTTGCCCCGAAGAAGCTATTGTGATGAGTAAAGATTACGATATCGTATTCGAATCAAGAGAAGATGCTATATATGATAAGGAACGATTATTGGTTCCTAAGGAAGACGTTGAAGAGCGTCTTGAGTATCTCAAGAAATACAGAAATCAGCAATTTGGTTCTTTTTGGGATTTTCAGGAAGAGAATAATATTCACTCTGTAAGAGACAGGGACAAAGACTGGAATACCGGATTGTCTTTGGTTGACATGATTGAGCAGCAAGAAAAAAATGATTCAACCCCGGCATCATCAAGCTGGTCTACCTAA
- a CDS encoding peroxiredoxin codes for MDKAPNFTLKDTNNEDVTLESYKGEKNVVLLFFPLAFSGVCTKELCTTRDNLKIYEALDAEVFGISIDSFFTLKAFKEANNLNFKLLSDFNKEVSEMYGVLYQDFFGMKGVAKRSVFIIDQQGRVAHSEILEDSGEMPNLSKVQQVLADLN; via the coding sequence ATGGATAAAGCACCAAATTTCACTCTGAAAGACACCAATAACGAAGATGTTACCTTAGAAAGCTATAAAGGCGAAAAGAATGTGGTTCTTTTGTTTTTCCCTTTAGCTTTTAGCGGAGTTTGTACCAAGGAATTGTGTACAACTCGTGATAATCTCAAAATCTATGAAGCACTTGATGCTGAAGTATTTGGGATCAGTATAGACAGCTTTTTTACGCTTAAGGCATTCAAGGAAGCAAACAATTTGAATTTTAAGCTTCTAAGCGACTTCAACAAAGAAGTAAGCGAGATGTATGGAGTCTTATATCAAGATTTTTTTGGTATGAAAGGCGTGGCTAAGAGATCCGTATTTATTATAGACCAACAGGGAAGAGTAGCTCACTCTGAAATCCTGGAAGACTCAGGCGAAATGCCAAACCTATCAAAAGTGCAGCAAGTACTAGCCGATCTAAATTAG
- a CDS encoding response regulator: MKIIIVEDDKVLSLLLSKMIQRLDYDVLEVITKGQEAIEKIEALNPDLILMDIMLEDDVDGIDAMLALREKSIDTPVIYITGNSDPLNRERAKSTNYVEYLIKPVGFDELKNTIASLNTTES, translated from the coding sequence ATGAAAATTATTATTGTTGAAGACGACAAAGTGCTCTCGTTACTTTTATCCAAGATGATTCAGCGGCTAGATTACGATGTACTTGAAGTTATTACTAAAGGTCAGGAAGCTATCGAAAAGATTGAAGCTCTCAACCCTGATTTGATCCTAATGGATATAATGCTTGAAGATGACGTTGATGGTATCGACGCAATGCTTGCTCTGCGTGAAAAATCTATTGACACCCCTGTTATCTATATTACCGGTAATTCAGATCCTTTAAATCGGGAAAGAGCAAAATCTACTAATTATGTAGAATATCTTATTAAACCTGTAGGATTTGATGAACTCAAGAATACCATTGCCTCTCTTAATACAACGGAATCCTGA
- a CDS encoding energy transducer TonB: protein MRGPVKLIDRKNDLKKGYLIRMEIGVIASLLIFIAAVKMDIRAEKSNEGISIDRQEEVFMEEIVQTKQEIKAPPPPRPVVPVAVPNDEIIEDEIIDLDAELDLDAFAMELPPPPPRQIEDEAEEQIFVVVEQMPELIGGMAAVQKQITYPPMAIRAGIEGKVIVQFLIDKEGNVRDPFVIRGIGGGCDEEALKAVSKVKFVPGRQRGKPVVVKFSLPVSFRLETES, encoded by the coding sequence ATGAGAGGTCCGGTAAAGTTAATCGACAGAAAAAATGATTTAAAAAAAGGCTACTTAATCCGCATGGAAATTGGGGTAATAGCTTCATTACTTATTTTCATAGCCGCAGTAAAAATGGATATCAGGGCTGAAAAGAGTAATGAAGGCATCTCCATTGATAGACAAGAAGAAGTTTTCATGGAGGAAATTGTACAAACCAAGCAAGAAATTAAAGCTCCGCCGCCGCCAAGACCTGTAGTTCCTGTTGCGGTTCCAAATGATGAAATCATCGAAGATGAGATCATCGACCTGGATGCTGAGCTTGATTTAGATGCTTTTGCAATGGAATTACCGCCACCACCACCAAGACAAATCGAAGATGAAGCTGAAGAACAAATCTTTGTGGTAGTGGAGCAAATGCCTGAATTAATTGGGGGAATGGCCGCTGTTCAAAAACAAATTACATACCCGCCAATGGCTATAAGAGCCGGGATTGAAGGAAAAGTCATCGTTCAGTTCTTAATTGATAAAGAAGGAAATGTCAGAGATCCCTTCGTAATTAGAGGAATTGGAGGCGGCTGTGATGAGGAAGCTCTTAAGGCCGTATCAAAAGTGAAGTTTGTACCTGGCAGACAAAGAGGAAAGCCTGTAGTGGTTAAATTTAGTCTACCGGTCTCATTTAGACTCGAAACTGAAAGTTAG